From one Dermacentor silvarum isolate Dsil-2018 chromosome 3, BIME_Dsil_1.4, whole genome shotgun sequence genomic stretch:
- the LOC119444551 gene encoding ras guanine nucleotide exchange factor E-like isoform X9: MRSEPDGTPCKYMGHCNEGACLDIGNHAAAEHYQWGPISDIRSYHNSNTNGDSHTGSTVLSTSGGYATSGFLSETNLNRHTDQVINENDARLFARELSARKSRQQLLRMKRAARSSNEEGHDGLKMHESGKYVALARFRRSNKKRRRNRNRGRPQNNYNRNRYYNGNMRGAGSGPYGPPYAPHNPTVIVVDSPRKKGSRGSTALKLAAGGLAAGAAGYAGYKLAGGGSTHGHTSSSGAGGTEDKNPQPKETGPTVSAVSTPATTTGNPVEEGSSTDKGAGGAGNDDKEKTDGTEAGTTTKAEGSGTDVTGTAGTDGKEKTTSSKTDVTGETGNDKPEKTDNTGTNTTEAINSKSTDLTVKGQDTGTNATEKSTPNGDSSSSALPAAAVPTAATRRRKVSMRIDESGIHLDVDAGTEGRGT, encoded by the coding sequence TATATGGGCCACTGCAATGAAGGGGCCTGTCTCGATATTGGGAATCATGCTGCAGCAGAACACTACCAATGGGGCCCCATCTCCGACATAAGAAGTTACCACAATAGCAATACCAATGGCGACAGTCATACTGGTAGCACTGTCCTCTCAACTAGTGGCGGCTATGCGACATCCGGCTTTCTCAGTGAAACAAATCTCAATCGGCATACTGACCAAGTTATCAACGAAAATGACGCACGTTTATTTGCCAGAGAACTAAGCGCCCGAAAGTCACGTCAGCAACTGTTACGTATGAAACGTGCTGCTCGAAGCTCGAACGAGGAAGGGCACGATGGCCTCAAAATGCATGAAAGTGGAAAATATGTTGCACTGGCAAGATTCAGAAGGAGCAATAAAAAGCGCAGACGAAACAGAAATCGTGGTCGTCCTCAAAACAATTATAACAGAAATCGGTATTACAATGGAAACATGCGTGGAGCAGGAAGCGGCCCGTACGGCCCGCCGTACGCTCCACACAACCCTACTGTCATTGTAGTTGACTCGCCACGTAAAAAAGGTAGTAGAGGTAGTACTGCTTTGAAATTAGCGGCTGGCGGTTTGGCCGCAGGTGCCGCGGGTTACGCCGGTTACAAACTCGCTGGAGGAGGAAGCACGCACGGACACACAAGTTCCAGCGGAGCTGGAGGTACAGAAGACAAAAACCCGCAACCTAAGGAAACCGGCCCGACAGTGAGTGCAGTGAGCACTCCAGCCACCACGACAGGGAATCCAGTCGAGGAAGGAAGCAGCACGGATAAGGGCGCTGGTGGTGCAGGAAACGACGACAAGGAGAAAACCGACGGCACTGAAGCCGGCACGACAACGAAAGCCGAGGGCAGTGGAACGGACGTGACCGGGACTGCTGGTACCGACGGGAAAGAGAAAACCACGAGTAGTAAAACCGACGTGACAGGGGAAACCGGAAATGACAAGCCCGAGAAAACTGATAATACTGGAACTAACACGACCGAGGCCATCAATAGTAAATCCACCGACCTTACTGTGAAAGGTCAGGATACTGGAACGAACGCTACCGAGAAAAGCACCCCCAATGGGGACAGTTCTAGTTCTGCGCTTCCGGCAGCAGCGGTGCCCACGGCAGCAACGAGAAGACGAAAAGTTTCGATGAGAATTGACGAATCTGGCATTCACTTAGACGTTGACGCAGGCACTGAAGGGCGCGGCAcctaa